The genomic region CTCAGCACTTACTATTTTCAATCAATTTGTAGCTCCTTTGATCCGCCGCACATTCGGATTGTCTGATTTGAAATCAAAGGTCAAGGCTCAAATGGCTGTGGATTTTCGTTCTGCAGGACGGAAACAGCTTTTGCCTGTGGGACTTGTCAGGGGAATGGCATATCCTGTCGATAAGGGTTCAGGTGCAATAACCACACTTGCAGACGCCGACGGTTTTATTGAGATCGAACCAGAGGTTGAGATAATAACAGCGAATGATGAAGTAGAGGTTACCCTTATGGGGGATGTTAAGGCCCCTGATATTCTTTTTATTGGCAGTCACTGCCTGGGTTTTGAAGTGTTAATGCGCATGCTGCCATACCGGATCAGGATGATAAATACGGGAAGTACCGGAGCTCTGGTAGCTGTCAGGGACGGGATTGCAGATATGGGTGGTGTGCATTTGCTTGATGAATCAGGAGGATATAATCTATCCTTCCTGAAGACATTTGGCCTGGAAGAGGCGATGCTGGTAAAAGGGTACCTGAGAGAGCAGGGTCTGATCATCCGACCTGAAAGCAACATCAAGGGATTTAAAGACATTCCGGGTCACAGGATGATAAACAGGAACAGGGGCTCAGGTACCAGGTTTTTCACAGATAATAGATTTCGCGAATTGGCAGGACAATTACATCAGGAATTTGAAGATTTATGCGCCACACTGGAAGGCTACGATACTGAAGCCAGGACCCACAGTGCAGTGGCAGCGGCTGTCAGGCTGGGCAGGGCTGACGTAGGTATCGGTATCAAACCGGTGGCAGACCTGAACGGTTTGAAGTTCATTCTTCTGGCTGATGAGGAATATGATTTCGTTGCACGAAAAGAGTTTATTGATAGTAAAATGGGATCTGATTTTCTGGATCTATTGTGCAGTGGACAATTCAGCAGCAGTTTACCTCAAGGTATAAAAACGTATGAGAGGACGGGGGACCTCCTGAAACCTTAACGCTAAATGTCAGTGTCTACTGGAATTCCTATCAAACAGGATATTTCCGGAAATGGGCTGAAAAATTATCTGGTTAAGGTTGCATGTTTCAAGCTTTCAAGATCATACCCTTATCGCCTAAAATATTGATCAAATCATTGATCTCATAGACATTGGGTTCCCTTAGATATTGCATGGCAAATATATCCATTATTGCACTGAACGTGCAGTGCAGCCTATCAGTTCTCAATTTATGTGACATTTTAGTCATAATTCCTGTTGGATTATTTATTTGTAATAATGATATAATTAATATATAATTCTCCACATTAATATATATAAGTTCGCATGCACCCCTAACAAGTCATGATGGAAAATAATAATAACTGATTTCTAACACCGAAGGCTTTATGACTAATCATCACTATTTTAAGCCTTTACCCATACCTGATAATATCAATCGAAGCGGGGTGGGGTAGTCAGGAAATCCCGACGGGC from Methanosarcinales archaeon harbors:
- a CDS encoding molybdopterin biosynthesis protein translates to MDRKEFRELTTSEMAEKIISQIPLHPGITELKLQDALGYILAEDIISQIDVPGFDRASMDGFAVRAKNTYSAREDKPVELNLVGKVDAGSVPDVDVNIGTVIEISTGSMMPVGADAVVMVEYTRQAGDVIQILRPVSINENVIHAGSDIMVGERVLDAGTRLSSREIGVLGAIGIGSAKLRNLNVGIISTGSELIEPGNELETGKVYNINSYSLGAAAKECGVNVSYYDIARDNREEMEEMLARALQECHLVLTSGSTSAGVGDIMYRIIEDKGRVLLHGIDIKPGKPVIVGIIDNTPVFGLPGYPTSALTIFNQFVAPLIRRTFGLSDLKSKVKAQMAVDFRSAGRKQLLPVGLVRGMAYPVDKGSGAITTLADADGFIEIEPEVEIITANDEVEVTLMGDVKAPDILFIGSHCLGFEVLMRMLPYRIRMINTGSTGALVAVRDGIADMGGVHLLDESGGYNLSFLKTFGLEEAMLVKGYLREQGLIIRPESNIKGFKDIPGHRMINRNRGSGTRFFTDNRFRELAGQLHQEFEDLCATLEGYDTEARTHSAVAAAVRLGRADVGIGIKPVADLNGLKFILLADEEYDFVARKEFIDSKMGSDFLDLLCSGQFSSSLPQGIKTYERTGDLLKP